From a single Fusobacterium ulcerans ATCC 49185 genomic region:
- a CDS encoding GDYXXLXY domain-containing protein, translated as MKKILVVLNLLLLMIAFGYSVVKEERNLKQKTFYIKTAPVDPRSLIQGDYMILNYDITESARGEARNLRKGYIRVRLNNLKVAEFMEVSKEYLPSSDNELSIQFHQNDSTIDIGVNSYLFQEGTGNRFQRAQYAEVIELKSGKLRLKHLLDKDFNIIK; from the coding sequence ATGAAAAAAATACTTGTAGTACTTAATCTCTTATTATTGATGATAGCTTTTGGGTATTCAGTAGTAAAAGAGGAGAGAAATTTAAAACAAAAAACTTTCTATATAAAAACAGCTCCTGTTGATCCTCGTTCTTTAATACAGGGAGATTATATGATTCTTAATTATGATATTACAGAGTCAGCCAGAGGAGAAGCAAGAAATTTAAGAAAAGGATATATAAGAGTTAGGCTAAATAATTTGAAAGTAGCTGAATTCATGGAAGTTAGTAAAGAATATCTTCCATCATCTGATAATGAACTTTCTATTCAGTTTCATCAAAATGATTCTACTATAGATATAGGTGTTAATTCATATTTATTTCAGGAGGGAACTGGAAATAGATTTCAAAGAGCACAGTATGCAGAAGTTATAGAATTGAAAAGTGGTAAACTAAGATTAAAACATTTATTAGACAAAGACTTCAATATAATAAAATAA
- a CDS encoding GntR family transcriptional regulator, whose product MEIFKFDRYENENNRDFIYRSLRESIIRATIKPGEAISEPKLQQIFNVSRSPIREAISVLDHEGLVEVQPKKKTRVVLIDYQQIIESRFLRCIAEKEVLVNMCATKDTKPLADKLDKILDEAENKYKNSKNFRTVIFDYDNMFHSAIFEYNGFSFVWKILRLNNIQYNRFLNLYLEEQLYGEFFIKDHREVAENIRNKAVDKLVSYTQQNYERVEGYLKKLVLIHPDYFTNTQS is encoded by the coding sequence ATGGAAATTTTTAAATTTGATAGATATGAAAATGAAAATAATCGTGATTTTATATACCGTTCTCTTAGAGAAAGTATTATTAGAGCTACTATAAAACCTGGTGAAGCAATCAGTGAGCCTAAATTACAGCAAATATTTAATGTAAGCAGAAGCCCTATCAGAGAAGCTATTTCGGTATTGGATCATGAAGGTTTGGTTGAAGTGCAACCTAAAAAAAAGACACGTGTTGTTCTTATTGATTATCAACAGATAATAGAAAGTAGGTTTCTAAGATGCATCGCAGAAAAAGAGGTTTTAGTTAATATGTGCGCTACAAAAGATACTAAACCCTTAGCTGATAAACTTGATAAAATATTAGATGAGGCTGAAAATAAATATAAAAATAGCAAAAATTTTCGCACTGTAATTTTTGACTATGATAATATGTTCCACTCAGCTATATTTGAATACAATGGATTTAGTTTTGTTTGGAAAATACTTCGTTTAAACAATATTCAATATAACCGTTTTTTAAATCTTTATCTTGAGGAACAGCTTTATGGAGAATTTTTTATAAAAGATCATAGAGAAGTTGCTGAAAATATAAGAAATAAAGCAGTTGATAAACTAGTATCATATACACAGCAAAACTATGAAAGAGTTGAAGGATATCTAAAAAAATTAGTTCTTATTCACCCTGATTATTTTACTAACACTCAAAGTTAA
- a CDS encoding 2-oxoacid:acceptor oxidoreductase family protein — protein sequence MKKKIIFAGFGGQGVLTLGQIIALIQMNRGLNVTWIPSYGAEMRGGTANCSVIYSDEPIGSPIIKHGIDILIAMNEVSLHKFENEVIPGGMIMIESSIVKNKTTSRKDVNVCYIPATDLATELGNMKVLNTVMLGAFAKVTNDFTKEEAFETLKEKLHGKEKLFILNEKAINIGFEKVKQ from the coding sequence ATGAAAAAGAAAATAATTTTTGCAGGATTTGGTGGTCAAGGAGTTCTGACACTAGGTCAAATAATAGCTCTTATACAAATGAATCGTGGATTAAATGTAACATGGATTCCTTCCTATGGAGCAGAAATGCGTGGAGGAACTGCTAACTGTTCAGTAATTTATTCAGATGAACCAATTGGTTCTCCTATAATTAAACATGGAATAGATATTCTTATAGCAATGAATGAAGTATCCTTACATAAGTTTGAAAATGAAGTAATTCCTGGAGGAATGATAATGATTGAATCTTCCATAGTAAAAAATAAAACTACTTCTAGAAAGGATGTAAATGTCTGCTATATTCCTGCTACTGATCTAGCTACTGAATTAGGAAATATGAAAGTTTTAAATACAGTAATGCTTGGAGCATTTGCAAAGGTTACAAATGATTTTACTAAAGAGGAAGCTTTTGAAACTTTAAAAGAAAAACTTCATGGAAAAGAAAAATTATTTATTCTGAACGAAAAAGCTATTAACATTGGATTTGAAAAAGTCAAACAATAA
- a CDS encoding thiamine pyrophosphate-dependent enzyme, producing MGEIIFKRTKGLTEKETHYCPGCTHGIAHRLVAEVLEEMNELDSSVCVSSVGCSVLSYEYFNIDAVEAAHGRAPAVATGIKRSISDKNTLVFTYQGDGDLASIGLGETMSAAVRGENITIIFMNNAIYGMTGGQMAPTTLEGQKTTTSPYGRDPKTAGLPIKMCEVLAQIPSATYIERVTLTTPANVIKAKKAISNAFKCQKEGKGFSLIEIVGTCNVGWGLSPKDAIEWCKNEMLHYFPLGIYKDVRGER from the coding sequence ATGGGGGAAATTATTTTTAAAAGAACTAAGGGGCTTACAGAGAAAGAAACTCATTATTGTCCTGGATGTACCCATGGAATTGCTCATCGTCTTGTTGCAGAAGTCTTAGAAGAGATGAATGAGCTGGATAGTTCTGTGTGTGTATCTTCAGTTGGATGTTCTGTATTAAGTTATGAATACTTTAATATAGATGCTGTAGAAGCTGCTCATGGAAGAGCTCCAGCCGTTGCCACTGGAATAAAAAGATCAATTTCTGATAAAAATACCCTTGTTTTTACTTATCAAGGAGATGGAGATCTTGCCAGTATTGGTTTAGGAGAAACAATGAGTGCTGCTGTAAGAGGAGAGAATATTACTATAATTTTTATGAATAACGCTATCTATGGAATGACTGGTGGACAAATGGCTCCAACTACTTTGGAAGGACAAAAAACTACAACTTCTCCTTATGGAAGAGATCCTAAAACAGCTGGATTGCCAATTAAAATGTGTGAAGTTTTAGCTCAAATTCCTTCAGCTACCTATATAGAGAGAGTTACTCTAACTACTCCTGCAAATGTTATTAAAGCAAAAAAAGCAATCTCTAATGCTTTTAAATGCCAAAAAGAAGGAAAAGGATTTTCTCTAATTGAAATTGTAGGAACATGTAATGTGGGATGGGGATTATCTCCTAAAGATGCTATTGAATGGTGTAAAAATGAAATGCTACATTATTTTCCTCTGGGAATTTACAAAGATGTACGAGGTGAGAGATAA